One genomic window of Pseudomonas chlororaphis subsp. piscium includes the following:
- a CDS encoding FecR family protein, giving the protein MTSLHIRHRAMLVSFLLGSTLAFSTAQAAIAAPKRPPYIDDNQQCRGQPLPATVEHLTGEAWKLDAKGNQVPLEEGMSVDELEGVKTSPSAFVSLSLGDGSLVVLPSSSQITLHLNEEHAIPQVALEQGQIESYVIKRPSDYDRFQIVTPIGVLGVRGTHFRVRNDDQQSLVEVLNGQVAVNREDGEAPKKTKGKKRPVDKPVGPVAGEVQVMGRQGLRIQKEGPLKPVDLLPAPQLMGQAGQTGNLPVWQLIMKPLPGAKRYRAQVATDKTFLNIKQEQFSSTPEVNFSGLEAFFYHVRLSAFDEHGLEGETGVYDIFYYPRTTRVQ; this is encoded by the coding sequence ATGACCTCCTTGCACATCCGCCACCGGGCCATGCTCGTTTCATTTCTGCTCGGCAGCACACTGGCCTTTTCCACGGCGCAGGCTGCCATTGCAGCACCCAAACGCCCTCCCTATATCGATGACAACCAGCAATGCCGTGGCCAACCGCTGCCGGCGACGGTCGAGCACCTCACGGGCGAAGCCTGGAAGCTGGATGCCAAGGGCAACCAGGTGCCCCTGGAAGAAGGCATGAGCGTCGATGAACTCGAAGGGGTGAAGACCTCGCCGTCGGCATTCGTCAGCCTGTCCCTGGGCGATGGCTCGCTGGTGGTGTTGCCCTCCAGTTCCCAGATCACCCTGCACCTGAACGAAGAACATGCGATCCCCCAGGTCGCGCTCGAGCAGGGGCAGATCGAATCCTATGTCATCAAGCGCCCGAGCGATTACGACCGCTTCCAGATCGTCACCCCGATCGGCGTGCTGGGTGTACGCGGCACGCACTTCCGGGTGCGTAATGACGATCAGCAGTCGCTGGTGGAAGTGCTTAATGGCCAGGTAGCGGTCAATCGCGAAGACGGCGAAGCGCCGAAAAAGACCAAGGGCAAGAAACGCCCTGTGGATAAACCGGTCGGACCTGTGGCTGGTGAAGTCCAGGTCATGGGGCGACAAGGTTTGCGCATCCAGAAAGAAGGCCCGCTGAAACCGGTCGATCTGTTGCCCGCGCCGCAGCTGATGGGCCAGGCGGGCCAGACGGGCAATCTGCCGGTCTGGCAGCTGATCATGAAGCCCTTGCCGGGCGCCAAGCGTTATCGGGCCCAGGTGGCGACCGACAAGACCTTCCTCAATATCAAGCAGGAACAGTTCTCCAGCACGCCGGAAGTCAACTTCAGCGGCCTGGAAGCCTTTTTTTATCATGTCCGCCTTTCTGCTTTCGATGAGCACGGACTCGAAGGAGAGACGGGGGTCTATGACATCTTCTATTACCCCAGGACCACGCGTGTTCAATAA
- the aqpZ gene encoding aquaporin Z → MKTFGAEFFGTFWLVLGGCGSAVLAAGVPQFGIGYLGVALAFGLSVLTMAYALGPISGAHLNPAVSVGLWLSGRFPGSRLLPYIVAQVLGGLAAGGVLFLIASGKVGFDASAGFAANGYGEHSPGGYSMFAALLTEVVLTAMFLLIILGATAKRAPAGFAPIAIGLTLTLIHLISIPVTNTSVNPARSTAVAFFAGEWAVSQLWLFWVAPLLGAGLGALAYRLISIERD, encoded by the coding sequence ATGAAGACATTCGGCGCTGAGTTTTTCGGTACGTTCTGGTTGGTCCTGGGCGGGTGCGGGAGCGCCGTGCTGGCGGCCGGCGTTCCGCAGTTCGGGATCGGTTATCTGGGGGTAGCCCTGGCCTTTGGCCTGAGCGTCCTGACCATGGCTTACGCATTGGGTCCGATTTCCGGGGCTCACCTCAACCCCGCGGTCTCGGTTGGCCTGTGGTTGAGCGGGCGTTTCCCGGGTAGCCGACTGCTGCCATATATCGTCGCTCAGGTTCTCGGTGGACTCGCCGCGGGTGGCGTACTGTTCCTGATCGCCTCCGGCAAGGTCGGATTCGACGCTTCGGCGGGCTTCGCGGCCAACGGTTACGGCGAACATTCGCCTGGCGGCTACTCGATGTTCGCCGCGCTGTTGACCGAAGTCGTGCTCACGGCGATGTTCCTCCTGATCATCCTGGGCGCCACCGCCAAGCGCGCGCCTGCCGGTTTTGCCCCGATTGCCATTGGCCTGACGCTGACCCTGATCCACCTGATCAGCATTCCGGTCACCAATACCTCGGTCAACCCGGCCCGCAGCACCGCGGTCGCCTTCTTCGCCGGCGAGTGGGCAGTGTCCCAGCTGTGGCTGTTCTGGGTAGCACCTCTGTTGGGCGCAGGGCTGGGAGCTCTGGCCTATCGGTTGATCTCCATCGAGCGAGACTGA
- a CDS encoding lysophospholipid acyltransferase family protein translates to MSILQAIRTFFFYLLLGTSSLLWCSLSFFIAPFLPFKARYRFINVYWCRCALWLTKVFLKIHVEVKGAENVPERPCVIVSNHQSTWETFFLSAYFEPLSQVLKRELLYVPFFGWAMAMLRPIAIDRDNPKAALKQVASKGDELLKDNVWVLIFPEGTRVPYGQMGKFSRSGSALAVNADLPVLPIAHNAGKYWPKTGWVRHPGTITVVIGAPMYAEGSGPRAIAELNDRVAAWNEQAQRDMGSLPPVAAAPDKMAI, encoded by the coding sequence ATGTCGATCCTGCAGGCAATCAGAACCTTCTTCTTTTACCTGCTGCTGGGCACCAGTTCGTTGCTGTGGTGCTCCCTGAGCTTTTTTATCGCGCCCTTCCTGCCGTTCAAGGCGCGCTATCGCTTTATCAACGTCTATTGGTGCCGCTGCGCGTTGTGGCTGACCAAGGTGTTTCTCAAGATCCACGTGGAAGTGAAGGGCGCGGAAAACGTCCCCGAGCGTCCATGCGTGATTGTCTCGAACCACCAGAGCACCTGGGAGACGTTCTTTCTCTCGGCCTACTTCGAACCGCTGAGCCAGGTGCTCAAGCGTGAGCTGCTGTATGTGCCGTTCTTCGGCTGGGCCATGGCCATGCTGCGTCCGATCGCCATCGACCGCGACAACCCCAAGGCCGCGCTCAAGCAGGTCGCCAGCAAAGGCGACGAGCTGCTCAAGGACAATGTCTGGGTACTGATCTTCCCGGAAGGCACCCGGGTGCCTTACGGCCAGATGGGCAAGTTCTCCCGCAGCGGCAGCGCCCTGGCGGTCAATGCCGACTTGCCGGTGCTGCCGATAGCGCACAACGCCGGCAAATACTGGCCGAAGACCGGCTGGGTCAGGCACCCCGGCACCATCACCGTGGTGATCGGTGCGCCGATGTACGCCGAAGGCTCCGGACCACGGGCCATCGCCGAGCTCAACGACCGGGTCGCGGCCTGGAATGAGCAGGCACAGCGGGACATGGGTTCGCTGCCGCCGGTAGCCGCGGCACCGGACAAAATGGCCATCTGA
- a CDS encoding lysophospholipid acyltransferase, with protein MDKFKGALLVGALRLFALLPWRAVQAVGSAIGWIMWKTPNRSRDVVRINLAKCFPQMDAAERERLVGQSLKDIGKSLTESACAWIWPAERSIALVHEVEGLEVLQEALASGKGVVGITSHLGNWEVLNHFYCSQCKPIIFYRPPKLKAVDELLRKQRVQLGNRVAASTKEGILSVIKEVRKGGAVGIPADPEPAESAGIFVPFFATKALTSKFVPNMLAGGKAVGVFLHALRLPDGSGYKVILEAAPDAMYSTDTETSCAAMSQVVERYVRAYPSQYMWSMKRFKKRPAGEERWY; from the coding sequence GTGGATAAGTTTAAAGGCGCCCTGCTGGTAGGCGCTCTGCGATTGTTTGCCCTGCTGCCCTGGCGCGCGGTGCAGGCGGTCGGTTCGGCCATCGGCTGGATCATGTGGAAGACCCCCAACCGTTCCCGCGATGTGGTGCGGATCAACCTGGCCAAGTGCTTTCCGCAGATGGACGCCGCCGAACGCGAGCGTTTAGTGGGACAGAGCCTGAAAGACATCGGCAAGTCCCTGACCGAAAGCGCCTGCGCCTGGATCTGGCCGGCCGAGCGCTCGATCGCCCTGGTGCATGAAGTCGAGGGCCTCGAGGTGCTGCAAGAGGCACTGGCGTCGGGCAAGGGCGTGGTCGGCATCACCAGCCACCTGGGCAACTGGGAAGTGCTCAACCATTTCTATTGCAGCCAGTGCAAACCGATCATTTTCTACCGCCCTCCGAAGCTCAAGGCGGTGGACGAACTGCTGCGCAAGCAGCGGGTCCAGCTGGGCAACCGCGTGGCGGCCTCGACCAAGGAAGGCATCCTCAGCGTCATCAAGGAAGTGCGCAAAGGTGGTGCGGTGGGCATTCCCGCCGACCCGGAACCGGCCGAATCCGCCGGGATCTTCGTGCCCTTCTTCGCCACCAAGGCGCTGACCAGCAAGTTCGTGCCGAACATGCTCGCCGGCGGCAAAGCGGTCGGGGTGTTCCTGCATGCGCTGCGCCTGCCCGACGGTTCGGGCTACAAGGTAATCCTCGAAGCCGCGCCGGATGCGATGTACAGCACCGATACCGAGACCTCCTGCGCGGCGATGAGCCAGGTGGTCGAGCGCTATGTACGGGCTTATCCGAGCCAGTACATGTGGAGCATGAAGCGTTTCAAGAAACGTCCGGCCGGCGAAGAACGCTGGTACTGA
- the glyQ gene encoding glycine--tRNA ligase subunit alpha has translation MSQPTPAVRTFQDLILALQQYWAEQGCVVLQPYDMEVGAGTFHTATFLRAIGPETWNAAYVQPSRRPTDGRYGENPNRLQHYYQFQVVLKPNPENFQELYLGSLKHVGLDPLVHDIRFVEDNWESPTLGAWGLGWEVWLNGMEVTQFTYFQQAGGIECYPVTGEITYGLERLAMYLQGVDSVYDLVWADGPFGKVTYGDVFHQNEVEQSTYNFEHANVEKLFELFDFYESEAKRLIELDQPLPLPSYEMVLKASHTFNLLDARRAISVTARQQYILRVRTLARSVAQAYLLARAKLGFPMATPDLRDEVLAKLEAAQ, from the coding sequence GTGAGCCAGCCTACGCCAGCCGTGCGTACCTTCCAAGACTTGATCCTCGCCCTCCAGCAATACTGGGCCGAGCAAGGTTGTGTGGTACTTCAGCCCTACGATATGGAAGTAGGCGCCGGCACTTTCCATACCGCCACGTTCCTGCGCGCCATCGGCCCGGAAACCTGGAACGCCGCTTATGTGCAGCCCAGTCGTCGCCCGACTGACGGCCGCTACGGCGAAAACCCGAACCGTCTGCAGCACTACTACCAGTTCCAGGTGGTCTTGAAGCCGAACCCGGAAAACTTCCAGGAGCTGTACCTGGGCTCGCTCAAGCACGTCGGCCTCGACCCTCTGGTACACGACATCCGTTTCGTCGAAGACAACTGGGAATCGCCGACCCTCGGCGCCTGGGGCCTGGGCTGGGAAGTCTGGCTCAACGGCATGGAAGTGACTCAGTTCACCTACTTCCAGCAAGCCGGTGGCATCGAGTGCTACCCGGTGACCGGCGAGATCACCTACGGCCTGGAACGCCTGGCCATGTACCTGCAGGGTGTGGATTCGGTCTACGACCTGGTCTGGGCCGACGGTCCGTTCGGCAAGGTGACCTACGGCGACGTGTTCCACCAGAACGAAGTGGAGCAGTCGACCTACAACTTCGAACACGCCAACGTCGAGAAGCTGTTCGAACTGTTCGATTTCTACGAAAGCGAAGCCAAGCGCCTGATCGAGCTGGACCAGCCGCTGCCGCTGCCGAGCTATGAAATGGTCCTCAAGGCCTCGCACACCTTCAACCTGCTGGATGCCCGTCGCGCGATCTCCGTGACCGCGCGTCAGCAGTACATCCTGCGTGTGCGCACCCTGGCGCGTTCCGTTGCGCAAGCCTACCTGCTGGCCCGCGCCAAGCTGGGCTTCCCGATGGCAACCCCGGACCTGCGTGATGAAGTGTTGGCTAAGTTGGAGGCGGCACAATGA
- a CDS encoding response regulator transcription factor gives MRVAILDDEPAELARVEQTLRQIPGPGEQPWTLHSFERGEDLLRQLRRETFDLLILDWQLPDLSGLSLLRWTREHMEAPPAAIMLTSRDAESDIVQALNTGADDYVSKPFRPNELKARVTAVLRRHGLQRSAAVEVQTFNDLAFDDAELTVTRAGSPISLTEREYRLARCLFANLGRPLSREYLYERFWTHEEIVSSRPLDTHIYRLRNKLGLTADRGWQLLTIYGYGYRLESVSAAE, from the coding sequence ATGCGTGTCGCAATACTGGATGACGAGCCCGCCGAACTGGCGCGGGTGGAACAGACACTGCGACAGATCCCCGGCCCCGGGGAACAGCCATGGACGCTGCACAGCTTCGAGCGTGGCGAGGACCTGCTACGGCAGCTGCGGCGTGAAACCTTCGACCTGCTGATTCTCGACTGGCAACTGCCAGACCTTAGCGGACTCTCATTGCTGCGCTGGACCCGCGAACACATGGAGGCGCCACCGGCCGCCATCATGCTCACCAGCCGCGATGCCGAGAGCGATATCGTCCAGGCCCTGAACACCGGTGCCGACGACTATGTGAGCAAACCTTTCCGCCCCAACGAACTCAAGGCACGGGTGACCGCCGTCCTGCGCCGCCACGGCTTGCAGCGTTCGGCGGCCGTCGAGGTGCAGACCTTCAACGACCTGGCCTTCGACGACGCCGAGCTGACGGTGACCCGTGCCGGCAGCCCGATCAGCCTCACCGAACGCGAGTACCGCCTGGCCCGCTGCCTGTTCGCCAACCTGGGTCGGCCGTTATCCCGGGAATATCTTTACGAACGTTTCTGGACCCATGAGGAAATCGTCTCTTCCCGTCCCCTGGACACTCACATCTACCGCTTGCGCAACAAGCTGGGGCTGACCGCGGATCGTGGCTGGCAGCTGCTGACTATCTATGGCTATGGCTATCGCCTGGAAAGTGTCTCGGCGGCGGAGTAG
- the glyS gene encoding glycine--tRNA ligase subunit beta yields the protein MSAQDFLVELGTEELPPKALNTLAEAFLGGIEKGLQAAGLNFEAKHVYAAPRRLAVLISGLATQQPDRSINLDGPPRQAAFDAEGNPTQAALGFAKKCGVDLSEIDQSGPKLRYSQSIKGKPTTSLLPTIVEDSLNDLPIPKRMRWAARKEEFVRPTQWLVMLLGDQVIDCTILAQKAGRDSRGHRFHHPESVRITSPANYLDDLRAAYVLADANERRELISKRTEELARLQEGTAIVPADLLDEVTALVEWPVPLVCSFEERFLEVPQEALITTMQDNQKYFCLLDVDGKLLPRFITVANIESKDPRQIIEGNEKVVRPRLTDAEFFFKQDKKQKLEDFNLRLQNVVFQEKLGSVYDKAERVSKLAAFIAPRIGGDAQRAARAGLLSKCDLATEMVGEFPEMQGIAGYYYALNDGEPEDVALALNEQYMPRGAGAELPSTVTGAAVAIADKLDTLVGIFGIGMLPTGSKDPYALRRAALGVLRILIDKKLDLDLTEAVAFAVSAFGGKVKSAGLADQVLEFIFDRLRARYEDEGVDVATYLSVRALKPGSALDFDQRVQAVQAFRKLPEAAALAAVNKRVSNLLSKVEGNVPTTVEAKYFDNANEFSLYSAIQQADQAVQPMAAARQYSETLARLAALREPVDAFFEKVMVNAEDANVRANRYALLARLRGLFLGVADISLLG from the coding sequence ATGAGTGCGCAAGATTTTCTGGTTGAACTGGGCACTGAAGAACTGCCACCCAAAGCCCTGAACACCCTGGCCGAAGCCTTCCTGGGCGGTATCGAAAAAGGCCTGCAGGCCGCCGGCCTGAACTTCGAGGCCAAGCATGTCTACGCCGCGCCACGCCGCCTGGCAGTGCTGATCAGTGGCCTGGCCACCCAGCAGCCGGATCGCAGCATCAACCTCGACGGCCCGCCGCGCCAGGCCGCCTTCGACGCCGAAGGCAACCCGACCCAGGCCGCCCTGGGCTTCGCCAAGAAATGTGGCGTGGACCTGAGCGAAATCGACCAGAGCGGGCCGAAGCTGCGCTACAGCCAGAGCATCAAGGGCAAGCCGACCACCAGCCTGCTGCCGACCATCGTCGAAGACTCGCTGAACGACCTGCCAATTCCGAAACGCATGCGTTGGGCCGCGCGCAAGGAAGAGTTCGTGCGTCCGACCCAATGGCTGGTGATGCTGCTCGGTGACCAGGTCATCGACTGCACCATCCTCGCCCAAAAAGCCGGTCGCGACTCCCGTGGTCACCGCTTCCATCACCCGGAAAGCGTGCGCATCACCTCGCCGGCCAACTACCTGGACGACCTGCGTGCCGCCTACGTGCTGGCCGACGCCAACGAGCGTCGCGAACTGATCAGCAAGCGCACCGAAGAACTGGCGCGCCTGCAGGAAGGTACTGCCATCGTTCCAGCCGATTTGCTGGACGAAGTGACCGCCCTGGTGGAATGGCCAGTGCCGCTGGTGTGCTCGTTCGAGGAGCGTTTCCTCGAAGTACCGCAGGAAGCCCTGATCACCACCATGCAGGACAACCAGAAATACTTCTGCCTGCTGGACGTCGACGGCAAGCTGCTGCCGCGTTTCATCACCGTGGCCAACATCGAAAGCAAGGACCCGCGCCAGATCATCGAGGGCAACGAGAAAGTCGTTCGCCCACGCCTGACCGACGCCGAGTTCTTCTTCAAGCAGGACAAGAAACAGAAGCTCGAAGACTTCAACCTGCGCCTGCAGAACGTGGTGTTCCAGGAGAAGCTGGGCAGCGTCTACGACAAGGCCGAGCGCGTCTCGAAACTGGCCGCGTTCATCGCCCCGCGCATCGGCGGCGACGCCCAGCGTGCCGCGCGCGCGGGCTTGCTGTCGAAGTGCGACCTGGCCACCGAAATGGTCGGCGAGTTCCCGGAAATGCAAGGTATCGCCGGTTACTACTACGCCCTCAATGACGGCGAGCCGGAAGACGTCGCCCTGGCGCTGAACGAGCAGTACATGCCGCGCGGCGCCGGCGCCGAGCTGCCAAGCACCGTCACCGGTGCCGCCGTGGCCATCGCCGACAAGCTCGACACCCTGGTCGGCATCTTCGGCATCGGCATGCTGCCAACCGGCAGCAAGGACCCGTACGCGCTGCGTCGTGCCGCGCTGGGCGTGCTGCGCATCCTGATCGACAAGAAGCTCGACCTGGACCTGACCGAAGCCGTGGCGTTCGCCGTCAGCGCGTTCGGCGGCAAGGTCAAGAGCGCCGGCCTGGCCGATCAGGTCCTGGAGTTCATCTTCGACCGTCTGCGTGCCCGTTACGAAGACGAAGGCGTGGATGTCGCCACCTACCTGTCGGTCCGTGCCCTGAAGCCGGGTTCGGCCCTGGACTTCGACCAGCGCGTTCAGGCCGTGCAGGCCTTCCGCAAGCTGCCGGAAGCCGCCGCGCTGGCCGCGGTGAACAAGCGCGTCTCGAACCTGCTGAGCAAGGTCGAAGGCAACGTGCCGACCACCGTGGAAGCCAAGTACTTCGACAACGCCAACGAGTTCTCCCTGTACTCGGCGATCCAGCAAGCGGACCAGGCCGTGCAGCCAATGGCCGCGGCACGTCAGTACAGCGAGACCCTGGCCCGCCTGGCCGCCCTGCGCGAGCCGGTCGACGCCTTCTTCGAGAAGGTGATGGTCAACGCCGAAGACGCCAATGTGCGGGCCAACCGCTACGCGCTGCTGGCACGTCTGCGGGGTCTGTTCCTCGGTGTCGCCGACATCTCGTTGCTGGGGTAA
- the gmhB gene encoding D-glycero-beta-D-manno-heptose 1,7-bisphosphate 7-phosphatase, giving the protein MKLLILDRDGVINHDSDAYIKSVEEWIPLPGSVEAIAQLSKAGWTVAVATNQSGIARGYYDVATLDAMHERLRALVAEQGGELGLIVYCPHGPDEGCACRKPKPGMLQTIARHYEVDLAGLWFVGDSLGDLEAAKAVDSQPVLVKTGKGEKTLGKTLPVGTLIFDDLAAVAAELIHN; this is encoded by the coding sequence GTGAAACTGCTGATTCTCGATCGGGACGGAGTGATCAATCACGACTCCGACGCTTACATCAAATCGGTGGAGGAGTGGATTCCGCTCCCCGGCTCGGTCGAGGCCATCGCGCAGTTGAGCAAGGCCGGCTGGACGGTAGCGGTCGCTACCAACCAGTCGGGCATCGCTCGCGGTTACTACGATGTCGCCACCCTCGACGCCATGCATGAGCGCCTGCGCGCTCTGGTGGCCGAGCAGGGCGGCGAACTCGGCCTCATCGTGTACTGCCCCCATGGCCCGGACGAAGGCTGCGCCTGCCGCAAACCCAAGCCCGGCATGTTGCAGACCATTGCCCGGCACTACGAAGTGGATCTGGCTGGTCTATGGTTTGTGGGCGACAGTCTCGGTGACCTGGAAGCCGCAAAAGCCGTCGACTCTCAGCCAGTTTTGGTAAAGACCGGGAAAGGCGAAAAGACCCTGGGGAAAACCCTACCGGTAGGCACCTTGATTTTTGACGACCTGGCGGCAGTTGCCGCTGAACTTATCCACAATTAG
- the tag gene encoding DNA-3-methyladenine glycosylase I, with protein sequence MPRCFWCNEDPLYMAYHDQEWGVPLRDAQRLFELLLLEGFQAGLSWITVLKKRERYRQVLFGFDVQRVAQMSDAQIDELMLDPGIIRNRLKLAAARRNAQAWMALEDPVEFLWSFVGGVPRVNHFKDRSEVPAVTPEAEAMSKGLKKAGFTFVGPTICYALMQASGMVMDHTQDCDRYAILANGRLE encoded by the coding sequence ATGCCACGCTGCTTTTGGTGCAACGAAGATCCCCTGTACATGGCGTACCACGATCAGGAGTGGGGCGTGCCGCTACGCGATGCGCAGCGTTTGTTCGAGTTGTTATTGCTCGAAGGGTTCCAGGCCGGCCTGTCCTGGATCACCGTCCTGAAGAAGCGCGAGCGTTATCGCCAGGTGCTGTTCGGCTTCGATGTGCAGCGCGTGGCGCAGATGAGCGATGCACAAATCGACGAGTTGATGCTCGATCCCGGGATCATCCGCAACCGCCTGAAACTCGCTGCCGCCCGGCGTAACGCCCAGGCCTGGATGGCGCTGGAGGACCCGGTGGAATTCCTCTGGTCGTTCGTCGGCGGGGTGCCCAGGGTCAATCATTTCAAGGACCGCAGCGAGGTCCCGGCGGTGACTCCAGAGGCCGAGGCGATGAGCAAGGGCCTGAAAAAGGCCGGCTTCACCTTTGTCGGCCCGACCATCTGTTATGCGCTGATGCAGGCTTCGGGCATGGTGATGGATCACACTCAGGACTGCGATCGCTACGCCATCCTGGCAAACGGGCGGTTAGAATAA
- a CDS encoding CHASE2 domain-containing protein, protein MSVRRWRRPEGREPTQAQRLFGGLVREWAWVSLILLPLTALLSLSHGLALNNLLYDNLRRLSPLPVDSRLLLITIDDYSLQQLGQWPWPRTLHADLLDRLTAAKVQGVLFDVIFSEPDSVPENDQRLAQAICREGQVFLPLLRESVARYGQPLGEIEPVQPLNQCAKAVGHINAEADADGTVRSVYLREGPPQAPKAQLAWLLYQQAHPAGTALSMPGSDTAQITQGWLRSNEIRIPFISAQAGFPSVPYVSVLRGEVPPELLRDKLILIGTTAPGLGDRYVTPQSASVGTTPGIEIQANLLNGLLQQRTIVALGQWPAAALSVLLVAALLGLLLVRPRHALWLTLACMAAALLGSAGLLRLGLWWPPVASLLGMLLAYLIWNWRRLSVILAYFGWELARLDSEPKVLPERRRTQTPAGDVLQGQIVALEQALSRTRDTRRFIADGLEYLPVATLISDPDGRVLLANRNAREVFGNALIGEDLVHQLAGLGYPGLQDGQRPALSQLQPLEFRDIEQRSLRVDLAPLLPIDSDTPIGWLLSLTDLSLERDAEQQRATLLRFLSHDLRAPHSAILALLDVQRHQGSGDTLIYSQIELQVRRALGLTEAFVQLAKAESEAYQFQPSMFAMLVLDAFDQAMTIAQLKNIQLVHDLDDDAEGMVLADQSLLTRALFNLLENAIKYSPSGSTVRVQVACTEGWLICDITDQGKGIAAEDLPQLFVQYQRFASAQGSEGLGLGLSMVKAVVDRHEGRIVCRSVVGEGTTFSLQLPLLTD, encoded by the coding sequence TTGTCGGTGAGGCGCTGGCGCCGACCCGAGGGCCGGGAGCCGACGCAAGCCCAGCGACTGTTTGGCGGTCTGGTGCGGGAATGGGCATGGGTCAGCCTGATCCTGCTGCCCTTGACCGCCCTGTTGTCACTGAGCCACGGACTGGCGCTGAATAACCTGCTGTATGACAACCTGCGGCGGCTCAGCCCGCTGCCGGTCGATTCGCGCCTGCTGCTGATCACCATCGACGATTACAGCCTGCAGCAGTTGGGCCAGTGGCCCTGGCCGCGTACCCTGCACGCCGACCTGCTGGATCGGCTGACGGCGGCCAAGGTCCAGGGCGTGCTGTTCGACGTGATCTTCAGCGAACCCGACAGCGTCCCCGAGAACGATCAGCGCCTGGCCCAGGCGATCTGCCGCGAGGGCCAGGTATTCCTGCCCCTGCTGCGCGAGAGCGTGGCCCGCTACGGTCAGCCGCTGGGCGAGATCGAGCCGGTGCAGCCTTTGAATCAGTGCGCCAAGGCGGTCGGCCATATCAATGCCGAAGCCGACGCCGATGGCACGGTTCGCAGTGTCTATCTGCGCGAAGGCCCACCGCAGGCGCCGAAGGCACAATTGGCCTGGCTGCTTTATCAACAGGCGCACCCGGCGGGCACTGCCCTGTCGATGCCTGGCTCGGACACCGCGCAGATCACCCAGGGCTGGCTGCGCAGCAACGAAATACGCATCCCCTTCATCAGCGCCCAGGCCGGGTTCCCCAGCGTTCCCTATGTCAGCGTATTGCGTGGCGAAGTCCCGCCGGAGTTGTTGCGCGACAAGCTGATCCTGATCGGCACCACCGCTCCCGGCCTGGGCGACCGTTATGTCACCCCGCAGTCGGCCAGCGTCGGCACCACCCCTGGCATCGAGATCCAGGCCAACTTGCTCAATGGCTTGTTGCAGCAGCGCACCATCGTCGCTCTGGGGCAATGGCCGGCAGCGGCGCTGTCGGTGCTGCTGGTGGCGGCCCTGCTGGGATTGCTGCTGGTACGGCCGCGGCATGCGTTGTGGCTGACCCTGGCCTGCATGGCGGCGGCCCTGCTCGGTTCGGCCGGGCTGCTGCGCCTGGGGCTGTGGTGGCCACCAGTGGCCAGCCTGTTGGGGATGCTGCTGGCCTACCTGATCTGGAACTGGCGCCGCCTGAGCGTGATCCTGGCCTACTTCGGCTGGGAACTGGCGCGCCTGGACAGTGAACCCAAGGTATTGCCCGAACGCCGACGCACCCAGACCCCCGCCGGGGATGTGCTGCAGGGGCAGATCGTGGCTCTGGAGCAGGCCTTGAGCCGCACCCGCGACACCCGCCGGTTCATTGCCGATGGCCTGGAATATCTGCCGGTGGCCACCCTGATCAGCGATCCGGACGGCCGCGTGCTGCTGGCCAACCGCAACGCCCGCGAAGTGTTCGGCAATGCCCTGATCGGCGAGGATCTGGTCCACCAGTTGGCGGGCCTGGGTTATCCCGGCTTGCAGGACGGGCAACGCCCTGCCCTGTCGCAACTGCAGCCTTTGGAGTTTAGGGATATCGAGCAGCGCAGCCTGCGCGTGGACCTGGCGCCCTTGCTGCCGATCGACAGCGATACGCCGATCGGCTGGCTGCTGAGCCTCACCGACCTGAGCCTCGAACGGGATGCCGAACAGCAGCGGGCAACCCTGCTGCGTTTCCTGTCCCATGACCTGCGCGCACCCCATTCGGCGATCCTGGCCTTGCTTGATGTACAGCGGCACCAAGGCTCGGGCGATACGCTGATCTACAGCCAGATCGAACTGCAGGTGCGTCGCGCCCTGGGGCTCACCGAAGCCTTCGTGCAACTGGCGAAGGCCGAGTCCGAGGCCTATCAGTTCCAGCCGAGCATGTTCGCCATGCTGGTGCTGGATGCGTTCGACCAGGCCATGACCATCGCCCAGCTGAAAAACATCCAGCTGGTGCATGACCTCGACGACGATGCCGAGGGCATGGTGCTGGCCGATCAGTCCCTGCTGACCCGGGCTTTGTTCAATCTGCTGGAAAACGCCATCAAGTACAGCCCGTCGGGCTCGACCGTCCGCGTGCAAGTCGCTTGCACGGAAGGCTGGCTGATCTGCGATATCACCGACCAGGGCAAAGGTATTGCGGCCGAGGATCTGCCGCAGTTGTTCGTGCAGTACCAGCGCTTCGCCTCGGCCCAGGGCAGCGAAGGCCTGGGGCTTGGGTTGTCGATGGTCAAGGCGGTGGTCGACCGGCATGAAGGGCGGATTGTCTGCCGTAGCGTGGTCGGCGAGGGGACAACCTTCAGCCTGCAATTACCCTTGCTCACGGACTGA